Proteins found in one SAR324 cluster bacterium genomic segment:
- a CDS encoding Lin0512 family protein, with the protein MAKTRMVMELGMGVSLVSQNYTKAACRAVQDALYRNSLNLPLAFGASPADMIVELEIAVQQPDQVDVVQVQKLIPHGKSSVSVVHGGLDIPQPNGLGTTTVANVAVVVYLDIEPGDR; encoded by the coding sequence ATGGCAAAAACCAGAATGGTGATGGAGTTGGGCATGGGAGTATCTCTGGTCAGCCAGAACTACACCAAGGCTGCCTGTCGGGCCGTCCAGGATGCCCTCTACCGCAACTCGCTCAATCTCCCCTTGGCTTTCGGTGCGTCTCCCGCAGACATGATCGTTGAGCTAGAAATCGCTGTACAACAACCCGATCAGGTTGACGTGGTGCAGGTTCAAAAACTGATTCCTCACGGCAAGAGTTCAGTGAGCGTGGTCCACGGTGGACTCGACATTCCCCAGCCGAACGGACTGGGTACAACCACGGTCGCTAATGTTGCTGTGGTTGTTTACCTCGACATTGAACCCGGAGATCGCTGA
- a CDS encoding Lin0512 family protein gives MQRLILEIGTGNDLYGGNYTKAACRAVQDAIHHSSLILFRSLDISHEKMQVNVTVGVQEPKKVDRDIVARELPRGNVSVEVTKGGMNVVDEVHDTVSVIATVAIEACLEVPPGKWKVLSN, from the coding sequence ATGCAACGTCTTATTCTTGAAATTGGTACCGGCAATGATCTCTACGGTGGGAACTACACCAAGGCTGCCTGTCGGGCTGTCCAGGATGCAATTCACCACAGCTCACTGATTCTGTTCCGCTCCCTCGACATCTCCCATGAAAAGATGCAGGTAAACGTCACCGTCGGAGTGCAGGAACCCAAAAAGGTCGATCGGGATATCGTTGCCCGTGAATTGCCACGTGGAAATGTATCGGTCGAAGTGACCAAGGGAGGAATGAATGTGGTTGACGAGGTGCACGACACTGTCTCCGTAATCGCCACCGTCGCCATTGAAGCCTGCCTGGAAGTTCCTCCAGGCAAGTGGAAGGTGCTCAGTAACTAA
- a CDS encoding aminotransferase class V-fold PLP-dependent enzyme, translating into MAQLESQRHLFEISPEIAYFNCAYNAPLLVESAKVLIEGVLSKCQPWQRKPNNFFDDAEQFRKLAARALGGNSECYAVIPSASYGTSTVARIFEEKLSRGDEIIVLEKAFPSEYLPWQRLSQVTGAQLVVVQAPKDFNWTQAVLDCLTPQTKLVAIPNCHWTNGARLDLLVISEATHSLGACLSLELTQSLGALPLDIERVRPDFVVAAGYKWLLFPYGLSLFYVDPRWHGERPLEETWLSREGAEVFERPLDYEAPYQSGVRRFEMGQKSIPSLLPGGLVALRQLGDWGVINIADTLEAINDRITQVLEEIDWTPVPKQHRSPHLLGASSKRRVSEDFVGKLAEQNIFVSYRGDSLRIAPHLHINEQDLERLLGVLRDS; encoded by the coding sequence ATGGCCCAACTCGAATCACAGCGTCACCTCTTCGAGATTTCTCCAGAGATCGCCTACTTCAACTGCGCTTACAATGCACCCTTGTTGGTTGAGTCAGCCAAGGTGTTGATCGAGGGTGTGTTGTCGAAGTGTCAACCTTGGCAGCGCAAGCCCAACAATTTTTTTGACGATGCTGAGCAATTCCGGAAGCTGGCCGCAAGAGCACTGGGTGGTAATTCGGAATGTTATGCAGTGATCCCATCTGCCAGTTACGGGACTTCGACGGTGGCTCGGATTTTTGAAGAGAAGCTCAGTCGAGGTGATGAAATCATTGTGCTGGAGAAAGCCTTCCCTTCAGAATACCTACCCTGGCAGCGGCTCAGCCAGGTTACCGGAGCCCAGCTGGTAGTTGTGCAGGCGCCAAAGGACTTCAACTGGACCCAGGCGGTGCTGGATTGTCTCACACCTCAAACCAAGCTAGTGGCCATCCCTAATTGTCATTGGACAAATGGTGCACGGCTCGACCTGTTGGTGATCAGTGAGGCCACACATTCATTGGGAGCTTGCCTGAGCCTGGAACTTACTCAGTCGCTGGGTGCCCTGCCCTTGGACATCGAGCGAGTGCGTCCTGACTTCGTGGTGGCAGCCGGCTACAAGTGGTTGCTCTTTCCATATGGACTGAGCCTCTTCTATGTAGATCCACGCTGGCATGGGGAACGTCCGTTGGAGGAGACCTGGCTCAGCCGGGAGGGCGCTGAAGTCTTCGAGAGACCTCTGGACTATGAGGCACCGTATCAATCCGGAGTCCGGCGATTCGAAATGGGCCAGAAGAGTATTCCCTCGTTGCTACCGGGTGGATTGGTTGCGCTGCGGCAACTTGGGGACTGGGGAGTGATAAACATCGCAGACACTCTGGAAGCAATCAATGACCGGATCACACAGGTGCTGGAAGAGATAGACTGGACTCCGGTTCCCAAACAACACCGCAGTCCTCACCTGTTGGGAGCATCGTCAAAGAGAAGAGTGTCTGAAGACTTTGTGGGGAAATTGGCTGAGCAAAATATCTTCGTTAGTTATCGAGGGGATTCACTACGGATTGCCCCACATCTTCATATCAATGAGCAGGATTTGGAGAGGTTGCTTGGGGTGTTGAGGGACAGTTGA